The following are encoded together in the Monodelphis domestica isolate mMonDom1 chromosome 5, mMonDom1.pri, whole genome shotgun sequence genome:
- the LOC130454530 gene encoding sodium-coupled monocarboxylate transporter 1-like, producing the protein MASSSHQEIGTFGVWDYLVFAGMLFISAAIGVYYAFRRGGQQTPKDFMMGGRKMTAMPVALSLTASFISAIAVLGTPSEVYRFGAILSIWAFSYVLVVIITAEVFLPVFYKLEITSTHEVRRHLCTLRFFLGLRKV; encoded by the coding sequence ATGGCCTCGAGCAGCCATCAAGAAATTGGTACCTTCGGGGTGTGGGACTATTTGGTTTTCGCGGGGATGCTGTTCATCTCCGCAGCCATAGGCGTGTACTATGCCTTCCGCAGAGGCGGCCAGCAGACCCCGAAAGACTTCATGATGGGTGGCCGGAAGATGACAGCGATGCCAGTGGCTCTGTCCCTCACCGCCAGTTTTATTTCAGCCATCGCTGTTCTGGGGACTCCCTCTGAGGTCTACCGCTTTGGGGCCATATTAAGTATATGGGCTTTCAGCTACGTCTTAGTGGTCATTATCACTGCCGAGGTTTTCCTCCCAGTCTTTTACAAGTTGGAAATTACCAGTACCCACGAGGTAAGGAGACATCTCTGCACACTGCGCTTCTTTCTGGGTTTGAGGAAAGTGTAG